GCGCACAAGCAATATGGAGAGAATGCAAATTAAAGCAATGAATTAGCATTTAAAGAACTTGCGCtaaaaagtaggcaacatttttttgggTTTCCCTTTTTCTAGAACAACTTCAGCTTTGAgctgcaaaaagcaaacatcGATACTCGCCTAATGTACATGTGTTTGCCTGTGAGAGCGTTTGTGTAATATATAGCACCATATAGTACGACTATATTCCACAATGTCTCGTTTCCGGCTACGGCTTTGCCTttgaaatgaagaagaaattctgttactgttgctgttgctgtttctacttttgcttttgcttttgtttctctttctgtgGTTCTTTACGCTTAATTATGCACTAGATTCGTACAGAAGTCGACAACGGCAACACAAATTACACATATGCCTGccttaataccctgtaatgtTTTTACAAAAgtggtttaaagagtttaaCTGACTTGCGTTTGCATTTTGAATACTGAGAATAcgctaataatattttattagatAATAATTTTATCAAGCCTTTCGGGAAAATTGTTGAGGTtgtattaaaagtaaatatatatattttattacaatttaataatacgaAAATGAGttaatagtattatatattctaaaaacaaaaaagaataaatatcgAACTCTAAATTGCGACtaggaattttttttttgctgtgtttttcttaaaatctttaaaaCGCGGTATCTCATATTCCAGCATACTTAATCTGTATTTTCTTTGCCAATCTTGAGCTGCTTTCATCAACTGTTTCGTCATCTTCTTGTATGTTTgttcttcttcgttttttcCACATGTCCTTTTCTTGGCCATTGCTGTGCTTTGCTGTCtttcaacttaatttaatttgctgtgAATCAAATCAACACCAAATTGGAGCAACGCTTCCAAGTCGTTGACTCTGGCAAATGTGCTCGTctcatatgtatgtgtgtgtcatGTGGACTGTCTAATTTTCTGACAAAATCTAATTGAGTTTGCTTAATTATTTAGATTACGATTTGGCAGGAAATGCGCACTGCAAGCACCAGCAATTTATCACAGAAATCGTATTAAGTTGTTAACTTGCCAAACAGACAGCgaacagacagagacagagagtgaaagGGTGAGACTAAGACAGAAGCATAATATATGAGAATAGTTAAGGATGAAGTCGCCTCTGAGATTTGCTGAGTTCCTCTGATGTATGTGTTCAAATGcaaacgtgtgtgtgtgtgtgtgtaaattttGCTCTTATTTGCCAATGGGTTGAATCGGTCAGGGATTTGTTCTATAGAAATTGCCAGGATATTTgtacaaacacacgcacacacacatatatatatctatatttgtataattccTCTGTCAGTACTTTGTGAATTCGCAAATGAAATTCAgcgcatatttattttataaagcaatcgtaattattttatcaatttcaaaCTCAATTATTGCATTTGTAAACAAGTTAAACTTGGCTAATAATAATTTCCCttttaagtaaacaaaaatgttaaccaTTTAATTGTgaacaaaaatgatttatattcGCTGAAAGTGACAATCGAATTAAATGAGctgtaatttataatttacacatCAGCAGTTACTTTTGCTAATGATTCCCCATGGcatcttttgtttgcttttcctCAGAATTATCTTTGTATTGTACTTTTCGGAGCATTTCCAATTAGTTTTCATTACAATCATTAcagcctgttgctgttgccatcaATCCAAGCCATAAATCATCAACTCATTCTTCActtgcataaatatgcatgaatATCCTGCACACTTTACTGTATCCTTGTCACTTTTAATTAGTGCTCTGACAACTGAGAACTTTTGAACATGGCCTGACCCGAGGCCTCAGTGGCTTCAGTCCAATCCTCTGCTCActgatttaaatgaaattcagttttcaattaaattcaaagaaATGTCTGagattaaataatatttatttttgttcagaGTTCCCATTTCaaattcactttttatacccATTACCCAGAAGGGTAgcataaatttgtgaaatgtgtgtaacaggcagatggaggcatctccgaccctatagaGTATACATATGTTCTATATTCGATTCAAGCCAtgcccgtctgtctgtctgtccgtccgtatgatcatctatatggtatattttgaatatagtaatCTATCAATATATACaacgatatatttttagtattttcggcaTATATCCATCGgcatattttgatatttttgtggtatattaatttggtacattttaaaaataataccgcacttttttgttcttatttaaaatgccTATCGGGTATCTCGCTatcgagcacattcgactgtagttttcttacttgttttaatatgaaatattgatttttgctGAAAcgattttcaatattattttgcacccactaaaagcaaacacaaacttttgaaatttcatttgaaaatgtttattgttgcACGTTTCAAACATACTTCAGTTACATTtagttgttcttcttgttgtttttatacaaGGACAGTTAGGGAAGGGGAGTGTGAGGGGAGAGGGGGCAGCTGCTGGGACAATTTGATAGTGTggacattaaatatttatttgcatttatttgccaCTCGTTGCATGCATATTTTGCAGTGTCGAAACACAGACGACAGCcttaattaaacattaattaacGTGACGCTTTTCAACGAGTTTTCCCAACaagtttttctttcaattttatttaaatgtaattacgcatttttcattattatttttatttaaatattcgttccttttttttaattcgtGGTTcgtaaaaaaagagaaactaAAACTTACGCCagcattaatttgtatattattttttctttattttaacatttaattaaacataccttttttttggatttatttttataaaatgatttgcataattttgaaGCCAAGCTCATAGAAAGTGAAAATTGGAAAAAGGCTCTGAGATTTTGTAGAGGTgtgcattaatttaaaatatatatagtatttttttgtatttttcgtttttagtattttttatgtaattctttttgtatttggttttggttttttttgtaaaattgttAGGAAAGTAAGGCAGCaagtttaaaatgaattttgagttgggttgagttgagttgagttgttaTTGGGAAGAGTAAGGCAGCAAGTTAAGAGTAGAGagagtttttgtttctttctgtATTCAGCAAGTGCTTTGTCACAATTAAGCCGCTTAAATGtacatttataaacatttacgCTAGATATATTTCTCATTGTATAACTATGTTATGTAAATAACtaccataaatatttaacttgaTGCATTCGCacattgtgtttgttttttctatgttcataattcaattacctcaatttggatttttgttttttttagccATCTAACAACTCAGTACATAATttcgtaaatatttttcttgttgatGCACATCtaattacatataaatacaatacgaTTTGATTcgtatttactttaaaaataatttcatataatttgcttattttttaaaatgaaatattttgaaatattacaCTAATAAAGAGGCTGCTGTAAGGAAGGTGAAGTGAAGTGAGGAGGCAAATATCTTTGGCGAAGAATTAAAcgaataaatttatataatattacataaaattggattattcaaaatttactaacagtttttgtatgaaaaaaagaaaacaatattttcaacatattaattttatatattataaaatactctTATTAGTTAAAAGATATGAAATAAGTACTGaaactttgaaatatatttctaaataaaatgtaagttttgcaataaaacaacaacaagcaaatttatttgtctTTAAAGAATTTTCAGTATATCTTAAATActgaacattttttatattaaatttttcatgaaacatatctttttatacccgacaCCCTCAGAGTAGAAGGAAAGTTATTATTAGTTAATAGAAGTTACTTCAGAATTGGGGTTTTGTAGCATAAAACAGCTTCAGCAGTCGGGTTTTAGTTGCATTGGTTaacaatctggcatattttgaactctatggtatatttcgagtgtaaaagtatatttatctaccaaatatactgaaatattatctgatatattttaaatgtaatagtatttttatacagcattcagtatattttgatatttttcgaTATagtaattcggtatattttaagaataataccgcactgtttgcttttactcaaaacaactaacgggtatctcacagtcgagcactctcgaaCGAATGAAAAAGTCGAAATGCATTTGTAAATATCAATGTGCTAAGTGAGTAAAAGTTAATGCACTCAACGCCACTGATGTGaacttaatttatgcaaacttttaataaaaaacgtttttataaaaataataaatttgcctTCATTCACGCTGCACTTCACCGCTCCTTCCAATTTGTTCAGccacataaatttgcatattgaccatttaataacaatttgttaggtaaaaaaaaccaatttcaaCACCACATAATTTACATGAATAAAATTGCGgttaaaaaacttttgattgttggtaaacaaatgaaaaaactATTTGAAGTTGATAAATTTCTTAACGAAGCTGCTGCCAATAAATGAATGAAGATTTCTGGTAAAAGGTTAAATTCGATattcaaaaaatgaaatatatatttatagctcAAGAGTTAGTTAGGcactttaaataatgaaatgaatttattcgatagttattttattgtttattattatatttattacaaaaaaacatCTCCTACGCTCTAAGAAATGCGAGAAATGCCGCGCGCATTTTTTTACCAGCGATTTTTTGAGGCGCGCGCGAGTTTTTTTTAGCAGCGAGTTGAAGCGcttacaattaattatatataaaaataattgttatttatatatagtatagtatcaTATGTTTACtattgataatgataatgctaTTACTGCAATTGAAACATTTACAAGCCTAACTGTAAGCCTtctatctgtatgtgtgtgtgtttgtttgagggtgtgtgtgtggaaatttGCTTGTCATTTGAAAAGTTTATCACAAAATTTTTCGTTACCGCACTTTGCGCACAATTTCCGTCTGCTACTGAAAGTCCGCCTCTTTGACACCTAATTGGCTCCTGAACCCCGACAAATGTTTGCCCAGACTGCGGCCTGCCGTTGTGGACGAGAACGAGTACGAGGATGTGGATGTGGTCTCGCCTCCATCCGGATGCGGATACtcgtagctgctgctgctgctcgtctGATATGTGACAGCGAAGTCTGGCGTCGGGGCCAGGAGCAAACCTCACGTGCGCACAAATTTGTACACTATCAAAAAGACCATGAACGAGATGGCCACCAGGACGACGGCGGTGACCACTTTGGCGCACGTATTCAAACCGGATTCATGCGGATTCAGCGGCCTGGAACTGGTGTGCGTTGCCGAACGGCGGCGCTTCGTGGCCAGACCCCGTGCGAGGGCGGGGAATGCCAGCGACTGAGTGAAGGTCAGCTTGTGTATGGACTCGCTGAGCGAGTAGGGACCCACAGAGCCGCGAGCCGCCGCCCGGAGCAGCACGTACTCCAGATCGAGGGCATCGAACAGCGAATAGCGGGCGGTCATTGTCGATGACCGGCGACGGCCATCGTgatgctgctgcgactgctggtggtgttgctgctgatgatggtgatgatggtGGTGATGTCCGCCATGGCGTGAATCACGATCGGATTGCGGCTGCAGCCAGGGATCGGAGACGCGCTGCTGTGCGCCCGCGCCTGCGCCAACAGCAAAGGCAGAGGAGGAGCAGGCGCCGCTGCTGGCGGTGGCAATGCCACCGCTGCTGCCACAGCCCAGCCCACCAacgccaatgccaatgcccaTGCCCACGCCAACGCCAGCGGCTGCCACACCCCCGCCCAGGCTGACCGCTGCCACGGATGTCAgcgacgacgtcgtcgacgACGAGGCCGAGCACAAACGCATATTCGTCGCCAGTCCGTTGTCGTGAAACTCGTTCGCATCCTCGATCGATGTTTGATCCGGCGACGTTTGCGCCCTCTCCAAAGCAGCTGCATGCTTCATGCGCAATGCAAACAGACGCGCATGATCCGGATGCAACAATGCGCTCGATTTGCGGCGATAATTCGCTGCCGCACTCCCGCTGGGCACCACACAGATGCTGTTCCTCATGTGCCGCCGGCCCAGCGATAAATTTGGCGAACCCTGCGTCGGCGTGCTTGTGGGCGACACATGACACGAGCCGCCTCCGGTTTGGCCATGAGGGAGCCCAAGGATGCCCGGCGGTGCGATGAATGCAtttggcgatggcgatgcctGCACAGAATCGATGCCAGAGTCGCCGGCATGGAGAGTATCACAGTACAGCGAGCTGCGACGCTCTGTG
This is a stretch of genomic DNA from Drosophila albomicans strain 15112-1751.03 chromosome 3, ASM965048v2, whole genome shotgun sequence. It encodes these proteins:
- the LOC117570021 gene encoding probable serine/threonine-protein kinase DDB_G0282963 isoform X2, which translates into the protein MQKQEKRRELRLKRFWRSPKTTSSDDSTGYESPTRTKPASSDAQRFNHLHYTSLSQGSGTTSSSNAGAAGGGANGGAGTASTSNKPSCSLPLLQVWPSQDSPRGEADGQSFIFPAIVETSVGAPSTSSSSGNNNNSDNHNSTGSNTTTTATTRRSNNHLTLSTERRSSLYCDTLHAGDSGIDSVQASPSPNAFIAPPGILGLPHGQTGGGSCHVSPTSTPTQGSPNLSLGRRHMRNSICVVPSGSAAANYRRKSSALLHPDHARLFALRMKHAAALERAQTSPDQTSIEDANEFHDNGLATNMRLCSASSSTTSSLTSVAAVSLGGGVAAAGVGVGMGIGIGVGGLGCGSSGGIATASSGACSSSAFAVGAGAGAQQRVSDPWLQPQSDRDSRHGGHHHHHHHHQQQHHQQSQQHHDGRRRSSTMTARYSLFDALDLEYVLLRAAARGSVGPYSLSESIHKLTFTQSLAFPALARGLATKRRRSATHTSSRPLNPHESGLNTCAKVVTAVVLVAISFMVFLIVYKFVRT
- the LOC117570021 gene encoding uncharacterized protein LOC117570021 isoform X1, giving the protein MQKQEKRRELRLKRFWRSPKTTSSDDSTGYESPTRTKPASSDAQRFNHLHYTSLSQGSGTTSSSNAGAAGGGANGGAGTASTSNKPSCSLPLLQVWPSQPLLRQEGFVQLRRNSGPEGQRDSPRGEADGQSFIFPAIVETSVGAPSTSSSSGNNNNSDNHNSTGSNTTTTATTRRSNNHLTLSTERRSSLYCDTLHAGDSGIDSVQASPSPNAFIAPPGILGLPHGQTGGGSCHVSPTSTPTQGSPNLSLGRRHMRNSICVVPSGSAAANYRRKSSALLHPDHARLFALRMKHAAALERAQTSPDQTSIEDANEFHDNGLATNMRLCSASSSTTSSLTSVAAVSLGGGVAAAGVGVGMGIGIGVGGLGCGSSGGIATASSGACSSSAFAVGAGAGAQQRVSDPWLQPQSDRDSRHGGHHHHHHHHQQQHHQQSQQHHDGRRRSSTMTARYSLFDALDLEYVLLRAAARGSVGPYSLSESIHKLTFTQSLAFPALARGLATKRRRSATHTSSRPLNPHESGLNTCAKVVTAVVLVAISFMVFLIVYKFVRT